The following coding sequences lie in one Rutidosis leptorrhynchoides isolate AG116_Rl617_1_P2 chromosome 4, CSIRO_AGI_Rlap_v1, whole genome shotgun sequence genomic window:
- the LOC139842747 gene encoding uncharacterized protein has protein sequence MCESLESLLKKVDTSWLLCGDFNEVRNEDERFNSVYIPSRAMIFNNFISNNELIEAPLGGRKFTRVCDNGIKMSKLDRFLVCEKFINLWEDLSAIVMDRKFSDYCPILLRDKIVDFGPKPFKFFNEWLNVDGVDKVIKEAWNIEVKDQEIKETKKRVDKWELLAENEILLEHERMECRKQWLSKERSKVNMLRQKSRIKWILEGDENSSYFHGIIRRKYNSNNIQGLVINGNWNENACDIMNAIHSHFELQFKKKCNNRPTMSDLRYPVLSEEQAVSL, from the exons ATGTGCGAATCCTTGGAATCTTTACTGAAAAAAGTTGACACGAGTTGGTTATTGTGCGGGGACTTCAATGAAGTGAGGAATGAGGATGAAAGGTTTAATAGTGTATACATCCCAAGTCGTGCAATGATATTTAACAATTTCATCTCAAATAATGAGCTAATTGAAGCCCCTCTTGGCGGTAGAAAATTCACACGGGTTTGTGATAATGGTATTAAGATGAGTAAGCTTGATAGGTTCCTTGTATGTGAAAAATTCATTAATTTATGGGAGGATTTATCAGCTATTGTTATGGATAGGAAATTCTCGGACTATTGTCCGATTTTATTAAGAGATAAGATTGTTGATTTCGGGCCTAAACCATTTAAGTTTTTTAATGAATGGTTAAATGTTGATGGAGTAGACAAGGTGATCAAAGAGGCATGGAACATTGAGGTAAAGG ATCAAGAGATCAAAGAGACCAAAAAAAGGGTGGATAAGTGGGAATTGTTAGCAGAAAACGAAATCCTTTTGGAGCATGAAAGAATGGAGTGTCGAAAGCAGTGGTTGAGCAAAGAAAGATCAAAGGTAAATATGCTTAGACAAAAATCAAGAATCAAGTGGATACTAGAAGGTGACGAAAATTCGAGCTACTTTCATGGAATTATTCGAAGGAAGTACAATAGCAATAACATTCAGGGTTTGGTCATTAATGGCAATTGGAATGAAAATGCGTGTGATATCATGAATGCCATTCACTCACATTTTGAACTTCAATTTAAGAAAAAGTGTAACAACAGGCCCACCATGTCCGATTTAAGATACCCGGTTTTGAGTGAAGAGCAGGCCGTAAGCTTATAG